The proteins below come from a single Actinomycetota bacterium genomic window:
- the truA gene encoding tRNA pseudouridine(38-40) synthase TruA — protein MGVIKLVLAYDGTRFHGWARQLGGVRTVHGVLEDSLGRILGDVPDLSAAGRTDTGVHARGQVVSFTAEADPARIQRSLNRMLAPEVVVVSAKRAPDGFDARLSATAREYRYRIDTGAWPDAFTARFVWHRPGELSLPAMRRAAGDLVGEHDFASFCRARTPPASTVRRVERLSVSVRGDRVEIGARANAFCHQMMRSLVGTLVAVGKGKMPADSMPAVLEARDRAAAAQMAPPHGLTLERVVYGRGKL, from the coding sequence GTGGGTGTCATCAAGCTCGTGCTGGCGTATGACGGGACCCGGTTTCATGGGTGGGCTCGGCAGCTTGGCGGGGTTCGGACCGTGCACGGCGTGCTCGAGGACAGCCTCGGTCGGATTCTCGGGGACGTGCCGGACCTGTCGGCGGCCGGGCGCACGGACACGGGCGTGCATGCGCGCGGCCAGGTCGTCTCGTTCACGGCCGAGGCCGACCCCGCGCGCATCCAGCGGTCGCTGAACCGCATGCTCGCGCCGGAGGTGGTCGTGGTCAGCGCGAAGCGGGCGCCGGACGGGTTCGACGCTCGGCTGAGCGCGACGGCTCGGGAGTATCGCTACCGCATCGACACGGGGGCGTGGCCGGATGCGTTCACGGCCAGGTTCGTATGGCATCGGCCCGGGGAGCTGTCCCTCCCGGCGATGCGGCGAGCGGCGGGCGATCTGGTGGGGGAGCACGACTTCGCGTCGTTCTGCCGGGCTCGGACCCCGCCCGCTTCCACCGTTCGCCGGGTGGAGCGGCTATCCGTCTCCGTGCGGGGCGATCGCGTGGAGATCGGCGCGCGGGCGAACGCGTTCTGCCATCAGATGATGCGGAGCCTGGTGGGCACGCTGGTGGCCGTGGGGAAGGGCAAGATGCCGGCCGATTCGATGCCCGCCGTCCTGGAGGCCCGCGACCGGGCCGCCGCCGCCCAGATGGCGCCACCTCACGGCCTCACGCTCGAGCGCGTCGTCTACGGCCGTGGCAAGCTCTAG
- the glmM gene encoding phosphoglucosamine mutase codes for MGRLFGTDGVRGVAGRDLTADVARSLGMAAVAVLGRHGVERPVFVVGRDTRASGETLERALVEGIQAGGGDVLVAGVQTTPAVAFLTVDLGAAAGAVLSASHNPPEYNGIKFFGQRGYKLPDELEDEIEVALAEGLPRQGVSAGDVRELPEAAERYLAHLVTAAGGRLDGMRVVVDCANGAAFAVAPEALRRLGAEVHPLFDRPDGHNINVGCGAMHPEVVAEAVARLGADAGVAHDGDADRALFADAHGSIVDGDQVLAACAFALRDAGRLAGNAVVTTVMANLGFHRSMEDAGIEVLSTKVGDRYVLEEMLRSGAAVGGEQSGHVIFRDHATTGDGVLTAIKFLSLAAARGASLQEVAACMRRYPQVLENVEVADRDGLEDATDVWTAVKEAERDLGDRGRVLVRASGTEPLVRVMVEAESEEEAAAHARAIADRVRLALG; via the coding sequence ATGGGACGGCTGTTCGGGACCGACGGCGTTCGCGGCGTGGCGGGCCGTGACCTCACCGCCGACGTGGCCCGGTCGCTCGGGATGGCCGCGGTGGCCGTGCTGGGCCGCCACGGCGTGGAACGGCCCGTCTTCGTGGTGGGCCGGGACACCCGCGCGTCCGGGGAGACGCTCGAGCGCGCCCTCGTCGAGGGGATCCAGGCAGGCGGGGGCGACGTGCTCGTGGCCGGTGTCCAGACCACCCCCGCGGTGGCGTTCCTGACCGTCGACCTGGGGGCGGCGGCCGGCGCGGTTCTCTCTGCATCGCACAACCCACCCGAGTACAACGGGATCAAGTTCTTCGGCCAGCGGGGATACAAGCTCCCCGACGAGCTGGAGGACGAGATCGAGGTGGCGCTCGCGGAGGGTCTTCCGCGGCAGGGCGTTTCCGCCGGTGACGTGCGGGAGCTTCCGGAGGCGGCCGAGCGGTACCTCGCGCACCTCGTCACGGCCGCCGGAGGCCGCCTGGACGGGATGCGCGTGGTGGTGGACTGCGCCAACGGGGCCGCGTTCGCGGTGGCGCCGGAGGCCCTGCGGCGCCTGGGGGCCGAGGTCCACCCGCTGTTCGACCGCCCCGACGGCCACAACATCAACGTCGGATGCGGCGCCATGCACCCCGAGGTCGTCGCCGAGGCGGTGGCCCGGCTGGGGGCGGACGCGGGGGTCGCGCACGACGGCGACGCGGACCGCGCCCTGTTCGCCGATGCTCACGGGTCGATCGTGGACGGCGACCAGGTGCTGGCGGCCTGCGCCTTTGCGTTGCGCGACGCCGGACGCCTGGCCGGGAACGCCGTCGTGACGACCGTCATGGCCAACCTGGGGTTCCACCGGTCCATGGAGGACGCCGGGATCGAGGTCCTCTCCACGAAGGTCGGCGACCGCTACGTCCTGGAGGAGATGCTCCGCTCCGGGGCGGCGGTGGGCGGCGAGCAGTCGGGCCACGTGATCTTCCGAGACCACGCCACCACCGGCGACGGGGTGCTCACGGCCATCAAGTTCCTGAGCTTGGCCGCGGCCCGGGGAGCGTCGCTCCAGGAAGTGGCGGCCTGCATGCGCCGGTACCCGCAGGTGCTGGAGAACGTCGAGGTGGCCGACCGCGACGGCCTGGAGGACGCCACGGACGTGTGGACCGCGGTGAAGGAGGCCGAGCGCGACCTGGGGGACCGGGGCCGGGTCCTGGTCCGGGCTTCGGGGACCGAGCCGCTCGTCCGGGTGATGGTGGAGGCGGAGTCCGAGGAGGAGGCCGCCGCCCACGCTCGGGCCATCGCCGACCGGGTCCGGCTCGCCCTGGGCTGA
- the rpsI gene encoding 30S ribosomal protein S9 yields MAQAASNGTGRRKEAVARVRVIPGTGRFELNGRSLEEYFTTRAHRMIVTEPLRLVGKEKELDVLAHLGGGGVSGQAGALRHGIARALLELDLELRPALKSEGMLTRDAREKERRKYGLKKARKAPQYSKR; encoded by the coding sequence ATGGCACAGGCCGCTTCGAATGGAACGGGACGGCGAAAGGAGGCCGTGGCCCGGGTGCGGGTGATCCCGGGGACGGGCCGCTTCGAGCTGAACGGCCGCTCCCTGGAGGAGTACTTCACCACCCGGGCCCACCGGATGATCGTCACCGAGCCCCTTCGCCTGGTGGGCAAGGAGAAGGAGCTCGACGTGCTGGCCCACCTGGGCGGCGGCGGCGTGAGCGGCCAGGCGGGGGCGCTCCGCCACGGTATCGCCCGCGCCCTCCTCGAGCTCGACCTCGAGCTGCGGCCGGCCCTCAAGAGCGAGGGCATGCTGACCCGGGACGCCCGCGAGAAGGAGCGGCGCAAGTACGGCCTGAAGAAGGCTCGCAAGGCTCCTCAGTACTCGAAGCGGTAG
- a CDS encoding DUF2007 domain-containing protein has protein sequence MDDRLSGTLVRIFSTHSLTEGYLARGRLESDGIPVVLKGEGEGPYRMGPVHLWVPVELEIQARLILEEIGRGSVRVHDDEDLLEGTNWDEAETAPPSE, from the coding sequence ATGGACGATCGCCTCTCCGGGACCCTGGTCCGGATCTTCTCCACCCACTCCCTCACCGAGGGCTACCTGGCCCGGGGAAGGCTGGAGTCCGACGGGATCCCGGTGGTGCTGAAGGGCGAGGGAGAGGGCCCCTACCGCATGGGGCCCGTGCACCTGTGGGTGCCGGTGGAGCTCGAGATCCAGGCGCGCTTGATTCTCGAGGAGATCGGGCGGGGTTCGGTTCGCGTGCACGACGACGAGGACCTCCTGGAGGGAACGAACTGGGACGAGGCCGAGACGGCACCTCCGTCCGAGTAG
- a CDS encoding PASTA domain-containing protein has product MDDSRSQPMDDSGAPIWRKAVALTAVFLLGGALGYLVGRPSRVSVAPDIGTDQVRVPELSGLTVEAATRVLESLGLGARTAAPQSSDRVPQGVVLDQHPGRGSILPRFSDVDLVPSLGPGPGVGPEYVFARSVLVRIDHAGTYRWTSPAIALAGPPASLGANTRVIGRATVSPYRVSPDPTPGATRMEVSFDVSGFRSPAWFVILRAYARQRESSVQEPSLTVTPPEGPAGSMVTVEGHLCQGRSIDPNVTVLAIVSRPGKFVVGTFRSNVTASAYGFILLIRIPARSDAFELARGGPILPGDRIRFQASPACVTSPDLVVN; this is encoded by the coding sequence ATGGACGACTCCCGGTCCCAGCCCATGGACGACTCCGGTGCTCCGATCTGGAGGAAGGCGGTCGCCCTGACCGCGGTGTTCCTCCTGGGCGGCGCGCTGGGCTACTTGGTCGGCCGGCCCTCCCGGGTGAGCGTGGCCCCGGACATCGGCACCGACCAGGTCAGGGTCCCGGAGCTGTCGGGGCTGACCGTTGAGGCCGCCACCCGGGTCCTGGAATCCCTGGGACTCGGGGCGCGGACGGCCGCACCGCAGTCGAGCGACCGCGTCCCGCAAGGAGTGGTCCTGGACCAGCACCCCGGTCGCGGCTCGATCCTGCCGCGGTTCTCCGACGTCGACCTGGTCCCATCACTGGGTCCGGGCCCGGGCGTGGGGCCCGAGTACGTGTTCGCCCGGAGCGTGCTGGTCCGCATCGACCATGCCGGGACGTACCGCTGGACGTCCCCCGCCATCGCTCTGGCCGGCCCCCCCGCATCGCTGGGCGCGAACACAAGGGTGATCGGCCGGGCCACGGTCTCCCCGTACCGGGTGTCACCGGATCCCACACCCGGGGCCACCCGCATGGAGGTGAGCTTCGATGTCTCGGGGTTCCGCTCGCCGGCGTGGTTCGTGATCCTCCGCGCCTACGCCCGCCAGCGGGAGTCCTCCGTGCAGGAGCCCTCGCTGACCGTGACGCCGCCCGAGGGCCCGGCCGGTTCCATGGTCACAGTGGAGGGGCATCTCTGCCAAGGACGATCGATCGACCCGAACGTGACGGTGCTGGCCATCGTCAGCCGCCCCGGGAAGTTCGTGGTGGGGACGTTTCGATCGAACGTGACGGCGTCGGCCTACGGGTTCATCCTCCTGATCCGGATCCCCGCTCGGTCCGATGCGTTCGAACTGGCCCGCGGGGGCCCGATCCTGCCCGGGGACCGCATCCGGTTCCAGGCCTCGCCGGCCTGCGTGACGTCGCCGGACCTCGTGGTGAACTGA
- the glmS gene encoding glutamine--fructose-6-phosphate transaminase (isomerizing) produces MCGIVGYTGPEEALPIILEGLRRLEYRGYDSAGVAIVDGGLHVRKRQGKLSVLEATLGEEPAPPGTAGMGHTRWATHGVPSDVNAHPHVDCHGRIAVIHNGIIENFAALRERLEKDGHTLVSDTDTECIAHLLEEHFDGDLGDAVRATVRELEGAYAIVALTVDQPDRIVGAKVSSPLVVGLGDGETMLASDIPAVLQRTRTVIPLEEGQVVELGPDGVAITDFEGNPILATPLEVHWDVARAQKSGYDDFMLKEIYEQPAAIRDTLVGRVSPAGHLSLDELRVNEDLLRNVDKVFVVACGTAFHSGLVAKYAIEHWTRLPVEIEIASEFRYRDPVLDSRTLTLGVSQSGETIDTLEAVRHARNQGSHVIAITNTVGSSISREADGVLYTHAGPEICVAATKTFATQMVALHLLALYLAQLRGTKFPHEITDSVASMAELPAQVERTLLLDAQVSEIAEQYAQAPDFLFIGRHTGYPAALEGALKLKEISYIHAEGYAAGELKHGAIALVEEGVPVVAVATECHVYPKILSNIQEVKARGARIIAVATEGDRQIGSMADHVLFVPRTPELLSPVVVTVPLQLLAYRIAKIRGCDVDQPRNLAKSVTVE; encoded by the coding sequence GTGTGCGGAATCGTGGGGTACACCGGCCCCGAGGAAGCGCTTCCCATCATCCTCGAAGGGCTCAGGCGTCTCGAATACCGGGGATACGACTCGGCGGGCGTCGCCATCGTCGACGGCGGCCTCCACGTGCGCAAGCGCCAGGGGAAGCTGTCGGTGCTGGAGGCGACGCTGGGCGAGGAGCCCGCGCCGCCGGGCACGGCGGGGATGGGGCACACCCGGTGGGCAACCCACGGGGTCCCCTCCGACGTCAACGCCCACCCCCACGTGGACTGCCACGGCCGGATCGCCGTGATCCACAACGGGATCATCGAGAACTTCGCGGCGCTCCGGGAGCGCCTGGAGAAGGACGGGCACACCCTCGTCTCCGACACCGACACCGAATGCATCGCCCACCTGCTGGAGGAGCACTTCGACGGCGACCTGGGCGACGCGGTGCGGGCCACGGTCCGGGAGCTCGAGGGCGCCTATGCCATCGTCGCGCTGACCGTGGACCAGCCCGACCGCATCGTGGGGGCGAAGGTCTCCTCGCCGCTCGTGGTGGGCCTCGGCGACGGAGAGACCATGCTGGCCTCGGACATCCCCGCCGTGCTCCAGCGCACCCGCACGGTGATCCCGTTGGAGGAGGGCCAGGTCGTCGAGCTCGGTCCCGACGGCGTGGCCATCACCGACTTCGAGGGGAACCCCATCCTGGCGACGCCGCTGGAGGTGCACTGGGACGTCGCGCGGGCCCAGAAGTCCGGCTACGACGACTTCATGCTGAAGGAGATCTACGAGCAGCCCGCGGCTATCCGCGACACCCTGGTGGGGCGGGTCAGCCCGGCCGGGCACCTGTCGCTCGACGAGCTCCGGGTGAACGAGGACCTCCTGCGTAACGTCGACAAGGTCTTCGTGGTGGCGTGCGGCACGGCCTTCCATTCCGGGTTGGTGGCCAAGTACGCCATCGAGCACTGGACCCGGCTCCCGGTGGAGATCGAGATCGCGTCGGAGTTCCGGTACCGGGATCCCGTCCTGGACAGCCGGACCCTGACCCTGGGCGTCTCCCAGTCGGGCGAGACCATCGACACGCTGGAGGCCGTCCGGCACGCCCGGAACCAGGGTTCGCACGTCATCGCCATCACCAACACCGTGGGGTCGTCCATCTCCCGTGAGGCCGACGGCGTGCTCTACACCCACGCCGGTCCCGAGATCTGCGTGGCTGCCACCAAGACGTTCGCCACCCAGATGGTGGCGCTGCACCTGCTCGCGCTGTACCTGGCCCAGCTCCGCGGGACGAAGTTCCCCCACGAGATCACGGACAGTGTGGCGTCGATGGCGGAGCTTCCCGCGCAGGTGGAGCGGACCCTGCTGCTGGACGCGCAGGTCTCCGAGATCGCGGAGCAGTACGCGCAGGCGCCGGACTTCCTGTTCATCGGCCGCCACACCGGCTACCCGGCGGCCCTGGAGGGCGCGCTGAAGCTGAAGGAGATCTCCTACATCCACGCGGAGGGGTACGCGGCCGGCGAGCTCAAGCACGGCGCCATCGCGCTGGTGGAGGAGGGCGTCCCGGTGGTGGCCGTGGCCACGGAGTGCCACGTGTACCCGAAGATCCTGTCGAACATCCAGGAGGTCAAGGCCCGGGGAGCCCGGATCATCGCCGTGGCCACGGAGGGCGACCGCCAGATCGGTTCCATGGCCGACCACGTGCTGTTCGTGCCGAGGACGCCGGAGCTGCTGTCGCCGGTGGTGGTGACGGTGCCGCTCCAGCTGCTGGCCTACCGCATCGCCAAGATTCGGGGCTGCGACGTCGACCAGCCCCGCAACCTGGCCAAGAGCGTCACCGTCGAGTAG
- a CDS encoding holo-ACP synthase, translating to MNVIGMGVDIVDVGRIARLLERRPGFVTAIFSAEEIAYCDGSGRRAECYAARWAAREACAKALGGIPGGRWREIRVVRSDDGAVTLDLDGTARARAREVGAERLLVSFAHERGAAVACCLAMGS from the coding sequence GTGAACGTCATCGGCATGGGCGTGGACATCGTCGACGTGGGGCGGATCGCCCGCCTGCTGGAGCGGAGGCCGGGGTTCGTGACCGCGATCTTCTCCGCGGAGGAGATCGCCTACTGCGACGGCTCGGGCCGGCGGGCGGAGTGCTACGCGGCCCGGTGGGCGGCCCGGGAGGCGTGCGCGAAGGCCCTGGGAGGCATCCCCGGAGGGCGGTGGCGGGAGATCCGGGTGGTGCGTTCCGACGACGGCGCGGTCACGCTCGATCTGGACGGGACGGCCCGGGCCCGGGCCCGCGAGGTCGGCGCGGAGCGGTTGCTGGTCTCGTTCGCCCACGAGCGCGGCGCGGCGGTGGCCTGCTGCCTGGCGATGGGATCCTGA
- a CDS encoding NAD(P)H-hydrate dehydratase, whose amino-acid sequence MKPILSPAESAALDRETQARGISPAFLMENAGRAVARAAAVAAGGLYGRRAVSVCGKGNNGGDGLVAARYLAQFGMHATAVLLAEPSSLRDPAAENFRRLEGSGVVVRRGPALARELGRADVAVDAIFGTGFRGIPEDEHASAIEALNAASVPVVAVDIPSGVNGETGAVEGDAVWATVTVTFGAAKPGLVLHPGAARAGIVEVAPIGFPADLVRSDLLLVEAPDVAGLLPHRGPDDHKRTSGVVLVIGGSRAMTGAVRLMAASAYRTGAGLVTAAVPRGILPVVQAGIAEATFVPLPETEAGTVAEAALEALTERLGQFDAVAVGPGLTTHPETASFVRSLVRACPVLVVVDADALNAFGGRAGELADRQADAVLTPHAGEFGRLASMTAREVGRDRVGHARKLAGETSAVVILKGSPMLVASPGGEVRVNTTGGPELATAGSGDVLTGMTAAMLGRGLGPADAATVAAYLHGLAGSLAAVELGEGTTAGDVVARIPDAVARVMEMA is encoded by the coding sequence ATGAAGCCCATCCTGTCGCCCGCCGAGAGCGCGGCCCTGGACCGCGAGACCCAGGCCCGGGGCATCTCCCCCGCGTTCCTGATGGAGAACGCGGGGCGGGCCGTGGCCAGGGCCGCCGCCGTCGCCGCGGGCGGCCTGTACGGGCGGCGGGCCGTCTCCGTTTGCGGGAAGGGCAACAACGGAGGCGACGGGCTGGTCGCCGCCCGCTACTTGGCGCAGTTCGGGATGCACGCGACGGCGGTGCTGCTGGCCGAACCCTCGAGCCTCCGGGACCCCGCCGCGGAGAACTTCCGGCGGCTGGAGGGGTCGGGCGTCGTGGTGCGGCGGGGCCCCGCCCTGGCGCGGGAGCTGGGCCGGGCCGATGTGGCCGTCGACGCGATCTTCGGCACGGGGTTTCGCGGGATCCCCGAGGACGAGCACGCCTCGGCCATCGAGGCCCTGAATGCCGCCTCGGTCCCGGTCGTGGCGGTGGACATCCCCTCCGGCGTGAACGGCGAGACCGGCGCGGTGGAAGGGGACGCGGTGTGGGCCACCGTCACGGTGACCTTCGGGGCCGCAAAGCCGGGGCTCGTGCTGCACCCCGGTGCGGCCCGGGCCGGGATCGTGGAGGTCGCGCCCATCGGGTTCCCGGCCGACCTGGTCCGAAGCGATCTCCTGCTGGTGGAGGCCCCGGACGTGGCCGGCCTGCTGCCGCACCGGGGGCCGGACGACCACAAGCGGACCTCCGGCGTGGTGCTGGTCATCGGCGGGTCGAGGGCCATGACCGGGGCGGTCCGGCTGATGGCGGCGAGCGCGTACCGGACCGGGGCCGGGCTGGTCACGGCCGCGGTGCCGCGGGGGATCCTTCCCGTCGTCCAGGCCGGGATCGCCGAGGCCACGTTCGTCCCGCTGCCGGAGACGGAGGCCGGCACGGTCGCGGAGGCGGCGCTCGAAGCCCTCACGGAGCGGCTGGGCCAGTTCGACGCGGTCGCAGTGGGGCCGGGCCTCACCACGCACCCCGAGACGGCGTCGTTCGTCCGGTCCCTGGTCCGAGCCTGCCCCGTCCTCGTGGTGGTGGACGCCGACGCGCTGAACGCGTTCGGCGGACGGGCCGGGGAGCTGGCGGACCGCCAGGCCGACGCCGTGCTGACGCCGCACGCGGGGGAGTTCGGCCGTCTCGCCTCCATGACCGCCCGCGAGGTCGGCCGGGACCGGGTGGGCCACGCGCGCAAGCTGGCCGGCGAGACCTCGGCGGTGGTGATCTTGAAGGGAAGCCCCATGCTGGTGGCGTCACCCGGCGGCGAGGTTCGCGTGAACACCACCGGCGGACCGGAGCTCGCTACGGCCGGCTCCGGCGACGTGTTGACGGGGATGACCGCGGCGATGCTGGGCCGGGGTCTCGGTCCGGCCGACGCCGCCACCGTGGCCGCGTACCTGCACGGCCTGGCCGGCTCGCTGGCCGCGGTCGAGCTGGGCGAGGGCACCACCGCCGGCGACGTCGTGGCCCGGATCCCCGACGCGGTGGCGCGGGTCATGGAGATGGCGTGA